ACAAATAAAAGCATTTTTGCCGCTACCACTTCCAAGATCTAAGACGATATCATTTTTTTGAACATATTTTGTTGGATCACCACATCCATAGTCCCTTTCTATAACCTCTTGAGGAATTGCTTCAAGTAAAATGGGATTAAATCCAACTGGTGTACAAAGACAACTCTCTTTTTCTAATGCGGCTGAACCATATCTTTCTTGAATCGCATCTTTATGATCGAAATTATTAAGTGCTTCAGTCGATGGATTTGTATTACAGCAATTTTCGGACATGTGTTTAGATGACTCTCGGTAAATATAGCGAAAAAAAAGCCCCTGAATAAGGGGCTTCTAATTTGTTAAATTAAATTATTTAGTGTAATTTACACCTCTGTAATTTAATTCTGCTTTTTCATTACTTGAAGAAGCGTCATCCATTCTGTTGGTGTATACGTTTCTTCTGTAGGTAAGTTCAACAAGTTGCTTTTTAGCTGCTTGTTTGTTTTGAACGTAGTTTTTACCTCTGTAAGTTAAAGTAGTCATATTCGATTTGACAACACGGCCATCCCCCGTTCCATGGTATGACTCGAACTGCGCCCTCAAGTGAGAGTGAACGAAAAAGTAGCTATTGCTACAAAATTATTATAAGCTTATTATTTAATCTATGTCTAGTTTTTACAAATAGAAACGAAGATTTAATAGTTTTTTAATTATTATCTTAGGTAAATTTTTTTATAAATAGTCTAGAAAAAGGATTATGTTTATATTTGGTTTAATCTTCATGTAACTATTCTTTTATGAAAGGTTTTTTATATTTCTTGGGAAATACTTTAAGGTGGCCAGTCTTGAAGCCAAAAGAATTTTTTTCCCTACATGCCTATTTTTCAATTATTTATTTGATAACTTTTACTTTGAGTAAATATGATGTAAGCCAATCAAATTTAGTTTTTACTCTAGGAATTCTTGCACCTATTTTAATCGCTATTGGGCAAGGACTTCCAATTGATTGCCTTAATATGGAATCAGCTTTGTTGAAGGAACTAAAAACTAAGTAATATATTTTTCAGTTAAAAATTTTTATAAAACCTGGACAACTTCGCT
The window above is part of the Prochlorococcus marinus CUG1415 genome. Proteins encoded here:
- a CDS encoding DUF4278 domain-containing protein; this translates as MTTLTYRGKNYVQNKQAAKKQLVELTYRRNVYTNRMDDASSSNEKAELNYRGVNYTK